From the Trifolium pratense cultivar HEN17-A07 linkage group LG4, ARS_RC_1.1, whole genome shotgun sequence genome, the window taaacaaacggcaaatagctttagatttttttcaaaatctctacaaaaaaaatgattttcttgaaaatgatttttttcaaaaaaaatcattttttttaaatatcaaacaAACAGGCCCAATGTCTAGTTCCCAGCCAACATGCTAATTTGATGGAGATCAAGAACATAATTCCACTACGAGAGGAAAATCTCTTTTCAATTCCTACGAAGTGCTTCAAATGGCCTAGATCTTCTGTTTAAAAATTGGTTTGAAAGATGCTCTTGAAATTCTGCTATGCCAAACGTGTTGTTCCCGAATTATTACTATAGTCAGCCTCAAacataggataggataacaaaTTTTCAGGTCATATCTCATCCAATGTAGGATTCTTAACACACACACCTCACACTCAGGACTGAACATCTAAAGCATGACCTGGATAGCAGGTGGCCCAGCGGATCTTGGATAGGCTCTAATACCATCATAAAATTTGTGTTGGACCTAACTCAATCCATACAAAACCAGTTTATAAGGTGAGGACTACCCAgcccatataaaaaaaattgcaggtCATGTCTCATCCAATTTGAAACTCTTAACAGCTATTTTATTGGAAAGCTCCAAATCTTCATTTGACAGCAATGAAGGTTTTTAAATCTTTAGAAATTTAGGTTATTCATGAGAGCGTTACAACTCACAAGCTAAATCAAATCCTTGCTCAAAAGAAAAAGCTCAGACCGGCACATTCAATGATTAGGACCTCAATAGGCAGCATTTGCTTTGAAAATTGCTTCTTTATACAATAACGTCAATTATAATACAGACGAATACTAGCAATTACTCACCATAATATTGTTATTTTGAACTCCACCAGTCCTCCAAGATAATAATCTCCCTGCAGAAGAGTGTAAAGTAAGTTCAGCACACACACAAAAACAGTGTTTTCTTCTTTCAACATTAAAAAGCAATAAGCCAATGCCATTTGTCAGCTAGGTTATTTGGACAGAATCCCAACAACCCAGCATGTTTTATTCAAATGGGGGACAGAGTTTATAGTGTAATCTAGTAGAATTGAAGTGTCAATCATAATTGCATTACCAAATGGTTGCACGAGTTGTTGAGATATGCTAGCTACAGGAGAACTCCAAAACCAGATAAgcaaaattaaatatgttaaaACCTACAAGGCACAACCACATATGTATCTTATCAGCCTCCTCAAAGAAATATGTAaacctaaaaatcaaattttatatcagGAAATACCTTTGAGAAGAGCAGAACATTTGAATACAAAGTTGTGTCCTTATCCTGTAAATCTTGACCTggatattaaatatttaaatgttatgcaactaaattttttataaatgctAGATTTGTAGAGCAGGAAAGACAGAGAAACTAGAGTACTGCTACAATTCCAGCACTGTTTTAAGAACTACCATGCATGTTGATTTGTGTTACGACCAAGATGAGAGTGCAGGAACAAATAGGCAATTAGCAAATCAGTTTCCCAAACACATTATGTAAAGAGTAATGTTATGAAAATATAGGAAATGGAATGGAAGGAATGTGACGTGTGTGTGTGGCAGAGTGAGGGGCTGAACAACGTGTGTGACACCTTCTgctgtgagagagagagagagagagagagagagagagagagagtgataGCATTTACTTGTGCAGAGGGAGAACTATCTCTTCTCTAAGGAGCTTTGATCTAGGATTACAGGGGTTCATCTTCTGAAATAATTcaataatactattttttttgttctttcttaACTCAGGTTCCTATCCATTTGTAGTAAGAATTGATGTTGAGATTACTGAAGTTCTATTAACCAACTTTTTCTCTATTTTGTTATCTATTTGTCTCTCCCCCAAAAATCCTCCCCTATTCTTCTGTTTGTCTAACATGACATAGTATAAGGCTAAATATCCTCCCAAAACAAAGACAAACGATCAAAAGgatcataaagaaaaaatgaaaaacatcaaCTCATGAGGGGCACTCCTATCATTTCCGTGTGTGATAAAGAAACATTCCTTAGAAAAATACAAAGAGGGTCAGCATTAAAGACCgaatacattagtttttctttgATATTACTATCTCTTTCGCAGAAATGAGAATGTTATGCTAGGGACGTGGTTAAACAGTGTTGCACAATCAGAATGTTACAATAGGTAAATCGATATACAACACAAGATaggattaaaaatgaaattataagAAAGAAATTTGGGGTAGCTCCTATTGTAGAAAATATGGTAGAGTTTCGATCTTATTTGGTTTGGACATGTGTTTAGACCCATAAAAGGACTAGTAAGCAAGGTAGGCTAGATGAAAGATAGTCCATTAGGTAGATGGAGACTAAGGAAAactataacttttttatttaggTATCATAGCAACAATTTATTTCATAAAAGACTCCAAATTGTAGCTATGTAATATGGCAATCCGCATTTATATAGAATGCAACATGTGAAATGACTTGCAACAGGAAATAACTCACACTTTGCAAGTTCCTTCTCCTTTGCAGCTGCCTGTCTTTTGAGTTTTGCTCCTTGTGCAAAGGTGGATGGCCTGAGaggacaaaaaaattaatcatgtACTGTACTACCTCCGTCCCAAAACAATGGTCCTTTACGCATACCAATGCATAATTTGAATCATTAgtatttttagttttctttcatgaaaaattataaaaatttaatattgtgaaaatattcattgagacaaatcaaacaaggtcttatttgctaatatttgtctttatacattagtaaaaaaaaaatacggtcaaaatgAATGTCTAACAGTCAACAGAGACAAttgttttgggacggagggagtatctctcACAAACATACTGCGATGAAAATAAATGGTGTTTCAAGTTTCACCAAATAACTTGGTTGAATCTGTACAACAAGGGCCAACTACATCTAATAGGAAAAAATATTGTGTTGTTGTATTGTTTGATTCTATACTCTTCATGTCTCTGAACTATGTTTCatgatttaaatatattatggTTTTCAATTAAAGTCACATCAATGTCTGAGTACCATACATCTTCCTTAGTAATCATATTGATAGTGATACTTCTCTGCCAGACTGTCATTAATCCCCTTCAATATATCATCCTCGAAACCCATAGTTTGAGTGTTTGACTTCTAATTTTACAGCCAAAATGTTTGAAACATAGGGCATAATGCGCATTTGTACAAAACCATATGTTTACCCTCTAACTTTCAATGACCAGTTGGCCACATACTAACCTACAGTCAGCCTTGTGCAAGCTCTAATATTAAGACCAACATAAACTATAATTAACCCTTGCCAACTTGCAAAATGCACACACATAACAAGTAAAATAGCCCAAACAAGATTATGTCCATGATAGCTGCATATTTAGAATgggttttttttatcattggggGATGGGCTCTAACATTTGATTCAGATCATATAGTAGAGTTTTATGTATATGAGGAGTGCTAGAAACACACTCTCTCCTATCGGTTGAAATTCATATGTATTCCACTAAATCATGTACACCCCACACAAAATTAGTGGGACTCATGAATTTCAACCCAATAAAAGTGTGAGTATTGAAAATAGTGTATTAGAGTATATTGCTAGCATAATTCTATATAGATATATCAATATCAACTAACAAATGCAGCGTAGTGGAAATTAGGGATGGAATAGAATTACAGTATACCATCATTAAgatattttacaaaaatatgagGAAAATCTCCATTACATTGTTTGGGGAGTAAAGTAATTGTGAAATAATAAGTTGGTTTCATCCCAAAATACAGAATTTAGGGGGGAAGAAAAACAAGGTATTGAATGGGATGGAATGGAATAGAATGAAATAGATTCCAACAAGTTCCACCATGCTTCAAACAATGGAAACTAATGTCATTCCATACCATCCCTTTGCTGTAATCTAAACAGCTCAAATGCTTAAGCATTTCAGACTCTTAAATCCTGAAGTAACAGTGCATTTGCTCTAAGTAAAGTGGAAGAAAGATGGTTTTTTCAACTTCGGAACTAAAAAGTTGACACAAACAACAATTAAACAGAAATATCATAACCAATTGAATTTGGGATCTAAGGAAAACCAGTTCCTTTTCATAGAAGGAGACAGCGGTTGCTAAAGCATGGGTTACTTACTGTGACAGGGAGCTTGCCTCCTTCAAAAGTTCTTTTATTTCTGCACGCAActtaatttctttttccttctcaGATCCACTCTGTAGCAAAAGCATACGACTAAAAGAAATTAGTAACATAATCACCGGTCAGTGTCTTAGAGAATATCTCCACCAAGCACGAGAAAGCCAATAGGCACTTAAAATATTACTATAGAAAAGTGTAGACAATCACTAGGGCATTATGCACAGGTTCAATTTTTGTCTGATTAAAATACCACGCTTTTTTCATGGATATTTAATTAATGGCATTTGACCCCAAGTGTGATCTAGTAACACAAACATTAACCTATGCAACAGCCTCAACTCTATCTCATTGAATGATTCACCGTTTTCTTAGTACCCATGCTTTAGAGGTTATTAAAGGGCGGCTATAGTGTCGCTATAGCATTGTGTAGCGGAATTTGAATAAACCACTATTCTCTGCTAAGCGCCGTTAATAGATAACAAAACTATCCTATATCTTACATTAAAAACAACAGCATAAAAGCATGGAGTTAAACAAGTTTTGAAATGTGAAAACCATTGTCCTACTGCATAAACATATAGTTTTCAATTCCAAAATCCTATAATAATAAACTGCAAAGTGAATAAATTATCATGCAAATCAAAAACCAAAGTTCCAATTAAGCAAGGTAAACcacaaacatataaaaaaaaaaaaaaaaaagtaaatgcaTTTTGAGAATAGGTTGTAAATTGAAGATAACCACCTTCTTGAGATGATCAATCCAATGAGAAGCAAACTGAAAAGCGAGAACGATGAGAAATACGAAAGGAGCTGCTAAAGATCTTTGATGTTCTTCAATTGCTATGTCTCCTTCCATCATTGATTCAATTCGAAAATAGCTATTTAAGGGAACAAAATAGATCAATAATCAAAATTTCTTACCTAGAGACAAAAAGATTGATAATTTAGGGTTGTTTGTGAGAAAGAAGATCAAAATTGGGGATTGGAAATCAAAAACTGAAAATTGAAAAGTTGCAAAGACAAATTTAACCACGAGGTTAGACAGACAAGACTGTGATTATTAGGATACTAAATTCAGGCGCGTGAGAGAGTAAGTCGTATCTCTCACCTGTGAACAACTGACTTTCAACCGTTGGATGAGTTAAACGGCTGTGATGCTGTATCTGAATTACTGATGTTGTAGCAGGTGAATAATACTAAAAACAAttttcacttttcttttttctttccctTTACACTCTATCTTCTCCAACTCTAAGATCTCTTTCACGACTGGCCTCTTCCTCTCTCTCAGTTCTCTTTAATTCGCCGGCTACCATCCACCGGCCACCGGCGTCGTATTTTCCGGTAGTTCTCCTTAACGCCGCAACTCTCTCACTCTCTCCGGTCGTTGTTGTCACTTTCGCATATCTCTTACAGAAGCGGTGATGGTGGTGGAGGTCAGATTAGATCTAATTGATTTTAACGATGGCGGTGGAGGTCGGTCGGCGACGATGATGGTGGTATGGACGGTGGTTGTGGATggtgtggtggtggtggtggaggttaAAATCACAACAAACGCGctctgtttttattttgttaattttttatttttgttttttatgttgaaaTTCCAAAACAAAATCAAGCAAATATAAGTATTATTCACCTGCTTACAACATTAGAAATTCTCCTCTCTCCGGATACACCATCACAGCCGTTTAACAGATCCAATGGTTAAAAGTCGGTTGCTCATGAGTGAGAGATACTACCTGCTCTCTCACGCTAGCCCCCGCCCTAAATTCATTGTTTATTGATggttagtaattttattttatttttttcaagaaaccTAGTGTCAACTCACACATTTAATCGTAGAGAAGTGTTGAATTCGGGGTTCGAATTCCGACCACTCTAATAATATATCTCAATAATTACAATTTGAGCTACATTTATTGagacaattttattattattttattgatactttattttttctcatttatgAAATTAGTTGTTTCATTTTAAAATCATTCGggttttttttgtacaatagaGGACAAAGCTCAAGAAAAAAACTACATCATTATAACTTCACATTTCTAGGCATGCAAGCTCCAGAAATATCATCAAAGAGAATTTGTTGCAGCTCACTCGGAACAAACTCCAAAATGATCAAATTCGAATGATCCAACATAGTGCTAGAGTTAGCAAGCCAATCAGCACTCCGACTTCCTTCGCGCCAGTTATGGTTGATTCGCACATGTCAATTCTTATTTAGCAGCTTCATGATACGTTGAACTAAAATTGGGATATTCCCATTAAACTTGAAATCGCCAGAGATCATGTCAATCAATATCTTTGAGTCACTTTCCACTATAAGATGAGAAAATCGTTCCCTCCAAGCCATGTCCAAACCCAAATACAAACCCCACATCTCAGCATGTAATGCATCACAAGTTCCAATCTTCTTGGTGTAGCCTTTAATCCATCTACCATCTGAATCTCGAAAAAGACCACCGCAACCAACAACCTCTCCCTTATTCTTGCATGCACCATCGCTGTTGAGTTTGACCCATCCTTCGCCTAGTCGCTTCCATCCTA encodes:
- the LOC123924527 gene encoding protein GET1-like, which gives rise to MMEGDIAIEEHQRSLAAPFVFLIVLAFQFASHWIDHLKKSGSEKEKEIKLRAEIKELLKEASSLSQPSTFAQGAKLKRQAAAKEKELAKCQDLQDKDTTLYSNVLLFSKVLTYLILLIWFWSSPVASISQQLVQPFGRLLSWRTGGVQNNNIMVGIIPWLAVSSRVSRFICKFKYSK